The following is a genomic window from Paludisphaera rhizosphaerae.
AACCCGCGCTACCCAGACGCCGTGGAAGAGCCGCCGATCGTCGTGATCAACCCCGAGATGATCGAGCGCTCGGCCGAAATGGAGCGCGGCTGGGAGGGCTGCCTGAGCATCCCCGGCATCCGCGCCGAAGTCCCTCGCCACCGCCGAATCGTGGCGAGCTACCAGGACGTCCAGGGCGCCCGCATCGTCCGCGAGTTCGAAGGATTCCCCGCCCGCATCTTCCAGCACGAGGACGACCACCTTCACAGCCTGGTCTTCCTCGACCGCCTGGAAAGCCCCCGCGACGTCGTCGCCGAGCGCGAATATCAGAAGCGACTCGCGCGCGGCTGACAACACGTCGTAGCAATCACCTCGGCGCGAGCTTGGTGACCAGGACGACCGAGTCCTCAACTCCGGCAAGGGCGTGTGGCTCGCGCGCCGCGAGGTGCAACAGGCTGCCGGCTCGCAGGTCGTGAACGACGCCGCCGGCCCTGAAGGCGATCCGACCCGAGAGACACTGCACGGTGATCGGCCCTGGGGCGTGGTGCTCGGGGATCTCCACCCCCTTCGCCAGCAGGAGCCGCTTCAGCTCGAATGCGTCGGTCTTCACCAGCGTTTCGATCTTTCGGCCGCCGACCGGGATCTCCACGCCCTTCAGGAGTTCGATCGCTTCCACGGAAGCGGTTTGAGGCTCGGACATCGCAACGTCCCTTCGTGATGACGCCTTCCCCCTTCGAGGGAGATGGTCGTTAAGATTCGGACTCTCAACTCAATGGGCCGACGCCGGTTCGACGGAGAAACTGCGGGCGACGGCGTCGGGCTCGGGATCGAGCGACCAGCCGCCTTTCAGACCCAGGACGAACCAGCCCAGGGCCAGAATGCCGATCGCGAAGATGGTGTCGCCGATGATCCGCATCCAGTGCAGGCGCTGGATCGTCGGGCTTTGCATGAAGTCGGCCGAGCGCGCGTACCACATGCCGTGCTCGACGCTGGCCCAGGTCTGGAGCAAGCCCACCGGCAGCAGGCTGAGCAGAACCATCAGAACCAGACCCAGGTTGATCGACCAGAAGGCGAATGTCAGAACGCCCGTCTTCCAGGTCCGCCGGACCGTCAGACCCTTCAGGCAGAAGAGCGCCAGGCCAAAGCCCAGCATGCCGTAGACCCCGAAAAGCGCCGTGTGGCCGTGCACGGGCGTCGTGTTCAACCCCTGCATGTAGTAGAGGGCGATCGGCGGGTTGATGAAGAACCCGAACAACCCCGCGCCGACGAGGTTCCAGAAGGCCACGGAGACGAAAAAGAGGATCGGCAACCGATAGGCGTCGACCCACGGCCGCGCCCGGCTGAGCGTCAGGTTTTCATACGCCTCAAAGCCGATCAGGACCAGCGGCACGACCTCCAGGGCGCTGAAGACCGCTCCCAACGAGGTGACGACCGTCGGCGTCCCCGTGAAATACAGGTGATGGAACGTGCCGATGATCCCTCCCGAGAGGAAGATCGTCGTCGAGAACAACACGGCCGCCGCCGCACTCGACGTCTTCAAGAGACCCATCCGAGTGAAGAGGAACGCGATGACCACCGTGGCGAAGACCTCGAAGAAGCCCTCGACCCACAGATGGACCACCCACCACCGCCAGTATTCGGCGATGGCCAGGTTCGTGTGGCGATGCCACATCAAGCCGGGCGTGTAGAACAGCGGGATCGCCGCCGAGGCCAGCAGGAAGAGGCCCAGCAGATGCCGGTTCGTCTCCGGACGACGGAACGCCGGCCAGATCGCCCGGACCATCAGGCCCAGCCAGAGGAACAACCCGACGGCCAGAAAGAGCTGCCAGAACCGGCCCAGGTCGACGTACTCGTACCCCTGATGGCCGAACCAGAAGTTGGCGACGTTCCCCAGC
Proteins encoded in this region:
- the def gene encoding peptide deformylase, coding for MPVLRQIALLGHPVLRTPAEPVAFPLSDEIRALVDDMLATMREADGVGIAAPQVYQSLAIFIVAPRPNPRYPDAVEEPPIVVINPEMIERSAEMERGWEGCLSIPGIRAEVPRHRRIVASYQDVQGARIVREFEGFPARIFQHEDDHLHSLVFLDRLESPRDVVAEREYQKRLARG
- a CDS encoding cupin domain-containing protein, whose amino-acid sequence is MSEPQTASVEAIELLKGVEIPVGGRKIETLVKTDAFELKRLLLAKGVEIPEHHAPGPITVQCLSGRIAFRAGGVVHDLRAGSLLHLAAREPHALAGVEDSVVLVTKLAPR